A genomic window from Flavobacteriales bacterium includes:
- a CDS encoding RNA polymerase sigma factor: MYNACLNYLQNAQDAEEVTQDVFLKVHAKMDGFKAEAELKTWIYRIAINQCLDFLRAKKRQKRFGFLLSIGTAVEENSAAFAAFNHPGVQLEDKEGIAHIFACINQLPERQKTALLLKSMEHLSQKEIAEVMALSEKAVESLLSRAKANLKVDLKKREG; the protein is encoded by the coding sequence GTGTATAACGCGTGCCTCAACTATTTGCAAAACGCCCAAGATGCAGAAGAGGTAACACAGGATGTGTTTCTGAAAGTGCACGCCAAGATGGATGGCTTCAAGGCCGAAGCAGAACTGAAAACCTGGATCTATCGCATAGCCATTAATCAGTGCCTCGATTTTCTAAGAGCCAAGAAACGCCAGAAACGTTTCGGTTTCCTGCTTTCCATCGGAACTGCGGTGGAGGAAAATTCAGCTGCTTTTGCAGCGTTCAATCATCCAGGTGTGCAATTGGAGGATAAGGAGGGAATCGCGCACATTTTTGCCTGTATCAATCAATTGCCCGAAAGGCAGAAGACAGCCTTGCTGCTGAAAAGCATGGAGCATCTATCGCAAAAGGAGATTGCCGAGGTGATGGCGCTTTCCGAAAAAGCAGTGGAATCCTTGCTTTCGCGTGCTAAAGCCAATTTGAAGGTAGATTTGAAAAAGCGCGAAGGATAG
- a CDS encoding cytochrome-c peroxidase yields the protein MKSRAVLLLVLTTVLLSATQVGLSKIELEYPESWPKPLYDFEKSPLSKEGVALGRALFYDPILSADSSISCSNCHLVYTAFTHVDHQLSHGIGDSIGTRNSPALMNLAWSKHFMWDGAVNHLDVQALAPITHPAEMGETLPNVIAKLQRSSSYPQLFQTVFGDSIITGQHLLKALAQFQLTLVSSHSKYDKFKAGEAEFTEQEQLGYALFKSKCGSCHKEPLFTNGDFANSGLPMDTTLNDLGRMNITQLASDSLLFKVPTLRNIEFSYPYMHDGRFKTIREVLNHYDSGIVHSNTLAIELEDGLPLSSTEKVDLTAFLLTLTDKEFLFNPDFAFPKN from the coding sequence ATGAAGAGTAGAGCTGTTTTGCTGCTGGTTCTGACTACTGTGCTGCTATCTGCCACGCAAGTCGGTCTGAGTAAAATAGAACTGGAGTATCCCGAAAGCTGGCCAAAGCCGCTCTACGATTTTGAAAAGAGCCCGTTGAGCAAGGAAGGCGTTGCCTTGGGTAGAGCACTCTTCTACGACCCGATACTTTCTGCCGATAGCAGCATTTCTTGCAGTAATTGCCATTTGGTGTACACCGCTTTTACGCATGTAGATCACCAGCTCAGTCACGGCATTGGCGATAGCATCGGAACACGGAATTCCCCAGCGCTGATGAATTTGGCATGGAGCAAACACTTCATGTGGGATGGCGCGGTAAATCATTTGGATGTGCAGGCATTGGCTCCGATAACTCACCCAGCCGAGATGGGAGAGACCTTGCCAAACGTAATTGCCAAACTGCAACGGTCATCCAGCTATCCGCAGTTGTTCCAAACAGTTTTTGGCGATAGCATTATCACAGGGCAGCATTTGCTCAAAGCCTTGGCGCAGTTTCAACTGACCTTGGTTTCTTCTCATTCCAAATACGACAAATTCAAAGCGGGTGAAGCGGAATTTACCGAACAGGAACAACTTGGCTATGCACTTTTTAAAAGCAAATGTGGTTCGTGCCACAAGGAACCTTTATTCACTAATGGCGACTTCGCCAATAGCGGTCTGCCAATGGATACCACCTTGAATGACCTTGGTAGAATGAACATCACCCAGTTGGCTTCAGATTCCTTACTGTTTAAAGTACCAACGCTGCGGAATATTGAGTTCTCTTATCCATACATGCACGATGGGCGTTTCAAAACCATTCGCGAAGTCTTGAATCATTACGATAGCGGTATTGTTCATTCGAATACCTTGGCCATTGAGCTTGAAGATGGTTTGCCACTCTCAAGTACTGAGAAGGTCGATCTCACCGCATTTTTGCTCACATTAACAGATAAGGAGTTCCTGTTCAATCCTGATTTCGCTTTTCCAAAAAACTAA
- a CDS encoding YHYH protein: MNKILASFFSLTIVGQVAAQTDPAITSWLQNNTQTGTYYTSGNSTAISNGILVNCQEVEYSDNFVYVHTEGIPAYPTGPFLDGNPSVATSQGAIYKFPLNPTQNTGTLTATTGGTIGVFINGVSLFDYRDGVAWNPNTSALCGGPGNPTCPGGPMATMAWNRDAVPAEMGGFDCSKAHPAMGNYHHHQNPSAFNLDINVVSTICNLYDAEGLYAINPNQHSPLLGFAYDGFPIYGAYGYANADGTGGITRIKSGYELQTATTRTNGPAVNVTYFAGYFREDYQWVAHPGEEDYLDVHNGRVCITPEYPNGTYAYFCTVDENWNSAYPYAVGPTFYGTYANRKVTSVTEVTTVYTPSVTGIASQDMDVKFTVFPNPSTDLIALQISGMTDHDMPVEVYDMQGKLITTGVIRQGTTIWYLDTKTMYDGTYIVKVGTSGATKTVVLARN, from the coding sequence ATGAACAAAATTCTTGCGTCCTTTTTCTCGCTGACCATTGTTGGGCAGGTAGCTGCTCAAACAGACCCGGCCATAACTTCTTGGCTTCAGAACAACACTCAAACAGGAACCTACTACACTTCAGGTAATTCCACTGCCATTAGCAATGGCATACTGGTCAATTGTCAGGAGGTAGAATATTCGGACAACTTCGTGTATGTGCATACCGAAGGCATTCCAGCTTATCCAACAGGGCCGTTTTTAGATGGAAATCCATCGGTGGCCACGTCTCAAGGGGCTATCTACAAGTTCCCATTGAATCCAACGCAGAATACTGGGACATTAACAGCAACTACTGGTGGGACAATTGGCGTTTTCATCAATGGCGTTTCGTTGTTCGATTACCGCGATGGTGTTGCTTGGAATCCGAATACCAGCGCGTTGTGTGGAGGCCCTGGAAACCCAACCTGTCCGGGTGGACCAATGGCAACGATGGCTTGGAATCGTGATGCCGTTCCAGCCGAAATGGGTGGTTTCGATTGCTCAAAAGCACATCCAGCAATGGGAAACTATCACCATCATCAGAATCCTTCTGCTTTCAATCTTGATATCAATGTGGTTTCTACTATCTGCAACCTATATGATGCTGAAGGGCTTTATGCCATTAATCCGAATCAGCATTCACCACTTTTAGGATTTGCCTATGATGGATTTCCTATTTATGGTGCGTATGGCTACGCCAATGCGGATGGAACTGGAGGAATAACCCGTATAAAGTCTGGCTACGAGTTACAGACTGCCACAACTAGAACCAATGGTCCAGCTGTGAATGTCACGTATTTCGCAGGATATTTCAGAGAAGATTATCAATGGGTGGCACATCCTGGAGAAGAAGATTATTTGGATGTACACAACGGTCGTGTTTGTATTACGCCCGAATATCCGAACGGAACCTATGCTTACTTCTGCACGGTTGACGAGAATTGGAATTCAGCTTATCCGTATGCAGTTGGTCCTACATTCTACGGCACCTATGCCAATAGAAAGGTGACTTCGGTAACGGAAGTAACGACCGTTTACACGCCATCTGTTACAGGAATTGCATCTCAGGATATGGATGTGAAATTCACCGTATTCCCTAATCCAAGTACAGATCTGATCGCTTTGCAGATCTCAGGAATGACTGATCATGATATGCCAGTTGAGGTTTACGACATGCAAGGTAAATTGATCACTACAGGTGTTATCCGTCAGGGAACAACTATTTGGTACTTAGACACGAAAACCATGTATGATGGAACCTACATCGTAAAAGTTGGAACCTCAGGAGCTACCAAAACAGTAGTGCTTGCAAGAAATTGA
- a CDS encoding YesU family protein has product MTRIELILLVIGAFFTASTSNAQSVTKGDILYSNSLSNTDSLADWKMEGSATVSAADGWMEMFSPDQKDHHVFWCPMEFPADFVAEWELRNLNPASGLCIVFFAAKGVNGEDIFDSKLKHRNGIFKQYTNGDISNYHISYYANTPTQKDRPFSHLRKNPGFHKVHVGKSGIPANSESTHKITLIKNNNHIQMLLDGSVIIDWLDDGKELGAVLGSGKIGFRQMKWTHFAYRNFRVWELSK; this is encoded by the coding sequence ATGACGCGAATTGAACTCATACTATTGGTGATAGGCGCTTTTTTTACAGCTTCGACCAGTAACGCACAATCCGTAACCAAAGGAGACATTCTTTACAGCAACTCGCTTTCCAATACAGACTCATTGGCCGATTGGAAAATGGAAGGTTCTGCTACGGTATCGGCTGCAGATGGTTGGATGGAGATGTTTTCGCCAGATCAGAAAGACCATCATGTGTTCTGGTGTCCGATGGAGTTTCCTGCCGATTTTGTGGCAGAATGGGAGCTAAGGAACTTGAATCCGGCATCTGGACTTTGCATCGTGTTCTTTGCCGCCAAAGGTGTGAATGGCGAAGACATCTTTGATTCAAAGTTGAAGCACCGGAACGGGATATTCAAGCAATACACGAATGGCGACATCAGCAATTACCACATTTCTTACTACGCGAATACGCCCACGCAAAAAGATCGTCCCTTCAGTCATCTGCGTAAAAACCCAGGATTTCATAAAGTACATGTGGGAAAATCCGGGATTCCGGCCAATTCGGAATCTACTCATAAGATCACGCTCATCAAGAACAACAATCACATTCAAATGCTGTTGGATGGAAGCGTTATCATTGATTGGCTGGATGATGGAAAAGAACTTGGTGCTGTGCTAGGAAGTGGAAAGATCGGATTCCGTCAAATGAAATGGACGCATTTTGCTTATCGGAATTTTCGCGTTTGGGAACTTAGTAAATAG
- a CDS encoding VTT domain-containing protein, translating to MEYLTETISSSGGFGVLLFILAYAIGTLMNIPGVIFLFIAFMVYSGITGVVIGYSGTLIAMVVHFFFVRTMGGEALSEIKQPFIRKQMQKLTDNPIKTTVILRLVLFVSPPVNYALALSSIRFRDFLIGSMIALPGNIVFNYLLMVYAKDFILAQFA from the coding sequence ATGGAATATTTGACTGAAACGATTTCAAGTTCAGGAGGATTTGGTGTTTTACTGTTCATTTTGGCTTACGCCATAGGCACACTGATGAACATTCCTGGAGTCATATTTCTGTTCATCGCCTTCATGGTCTATTCAGGTATCACTGGAGTTGTGATCGGTTATTCAGGAACCTTGATTGCCATGGTGGTTCACTTTTTCTTTGTTCGAACCATGGGAGGCGAAGCACTTTCAGAGATCAAGCAACCGTTCATCAGAAAGCAGATGCAAAAACTGACCGACAATCCCATCAAAACAACGGTTATCCTACGATTGGTACTCTTCGTTTCTCCACCAGTCAATTACGCACTGGCGCTTTCATCCATCCGTTTTCGCGATTTTCTCATCGGTTCCATGATAGCCTTACCCGGAAATATTGTCTTCAATTACCTGTTAATGGTCTACGCCAAAGACTTCATCTTGGCTCAGTTTGCGTGA
- a CDS encoding DUF3943 domain-containing protein: MSTTSDIHTKGTLLYNAVRSQNANIWQSSLFCLGHTVLFEYVIEAGIEQPSIQDLIVTPLTGILLGEGIHRGTIAMAKNGFKWYEATAVIIFNPMFAINNGFKFAKPR; encoded by the coding sequence ATGTCAACTACATCGGACATCCATACCAAAGGAACATTGCTTTACAATGCCGTCCGTTCACAAAACGCCAATATTTGGCAGTCGTCATTATTCTGTTTAGGGCATACCGTACTGTTTGAATATGTCATAGAGGCTGGCATCGAGCAACCCAGTATTCAAGACCTGATCGTGACGCCATTGACAGGAATTCTTTTGGGAGAAGGAATCCATCGAGGAACCATTGCCATGGCCAAAAATGGTTTCAAGTGGTATGAAGCCACTGCCGTTATCATCTTCAATCCGATGTTTGCGATCAACAACGGATTCAAGTTTGCGAAACCACGATGA
- a CDS encoding DUF3943 domain-containing protein: MVSAQPDSLHLQSLEEPGRFTPVLLNNGTIRLRNEAGTFGRKIWRGSIPIITFEAMGYGILAVLPPEISQWEDVDDRYTRNWKNSYTKPPVFDQDLWYVNYIGHPYQRNIALQCRPFTKRQYLAVVIILFRAYRTV; this comes from the coding sequence ATGGTCAGCGCTCAACCAGATTCGTTGCATTTGCAATCGTTGGAAGAACCCGGACGATTCACACCCGTATTGTTGAACAACGGAACCATCCGTTTAAGAAATGAAGCGGGAACATTCGGCCGAAAAATATGGCGCGGTAGCATACCAATTATCACCTTCGAAGCTATGGGATATGGCATTTTGGCCGTGCTTCCACCAGAAATCAGTCAATGGGAAGATGTTGACGACAGATATACTCGAAATTGGAAAAACTCATATACTAAACCTCCTGTTTTCGATCAAGATCTGTGGTATGTCAACTACATCGGACATCCATACCAAAGGAACATTGCTTTACAATGCCGTCCGTTCACAAAACGCCAATATTTGGCAGTCGTCATTATTCTGTTTAGGGCATACCGTACTGTTTGA
- a CDS encoding CPBP family intramembrane metalloprotease yields MNLRKIGLFLLFAFGISWLSSIGLYFSGIEYGSGLSIFIIAVFYMTGPAISTLIVQRLFYKEGIEKYGWRWKTIKWKWMVGTIIISILFILGTMGVIGIFGNGVGIESFGIIDFSSGSIKEKIVETVMEKMKDSDLPVNIEDQISKIPLSAVPFMLILFATGIVAAFTVNLPFMFGEELGWRGLLLKETQQLGFLKSNLLIGLLWGLWHAPIILMGHNYPEYPVIGVGLMVVFTTVLAFPFAYTRFKTDSLLGPCVMHGMINGTAATLLYFTWGGHSLVTGITGVAGFIAISIIVIGIFAFDKAFVRNYRDFE; encoded by the coding sequence ATGAACCTGAGAAAAATCGGCCTGTTTCTATTGTTTGCTTTCGGAATAAGTTGGTTGAGTTCTATAGGACTCTATTTCAGTGGCATTGAATACGGTTCTGGCCTGTCAATTTTCATAATTGCAGTGTTTTACATGACCGGCCCTGCCATTTCAACCCTCATTGTTCAACGCCTTTTTTACAAAGAAGGGATTGAGAAATACGGTTGGAGATGGAAGACCATCAAATGGAAATGGATGGTCGGTACCATCATCATTTCCATTCTTTTCATTTTAGGAACGATGGGCGTCATTGGAATTTTCGGCAATGGTGTGGGAATCGAAAGTTTTGGCATTATCGATTTTTCATCAGGATCTATCAAGGAAAAGATCGTGGAAACGGTAATGGAAAAGATGAAAGACTCTGACTTGCCGGTAAATATTGAAGACCAGATCAGCAAAATCCCATTATCAGCAGTGCCGTTTATGCTCATTCTATTCGCTACGGGAATCGTAGCCGCTTTTACCGTTAACCTTCCATTCATGTTCGGAGAAGAATTGGGCTGGCGCGGACTTCTTTTGAAGGAAACCCAACAATTAGGCTTCTTAAAAAGCAATCTACTTATCGGATTATTGTGGGGACTCTGGCATGCGCCCATTATCCTGATGGGACACAACTATCCTGAATATCCAGTAATTGGTGTTGGCTTGATGGTCGTATTTACAACGGTTTTGGCGTTTCCTTTTGCTTACACTCGATTTAAAACCGACAGCCTTTTAGGTCCTTGCGTGATGCATGGAATGATAAACGGAACAGCCGCAACCCTACTCTATTTCACTTGGGGCGGACATTCATTGGTTACAGGAATAACCGGAGTGGCTGGCTTTATCGCCATCTCCATTATTGTGATTGGCATTTTTGCTTTCGATAAAGCATTCGTAAGAAACTACCGAGACTTCGAATAA
- the bcp gene encoding thioredoxin-dependent thiol peroxidase: protein MVTLKEGDKAPAFSGRDQNGKTVSLADFKGKRVVLFFYPKDMTPGCTAEACNLGENYNELKKRGFEVIGVSADDEVRHQKFIEKYSLPYTLLADTELEVIKTYGVWGWKKFMGKEYDGIHRTTFVIGADGILEKVILKVNTKDHTAQILSELGE from the coding sequence ATAGTGACATTGAAAGAAGGAGATAAGGCACCTGCTTTTTCTGGGAGAGACCAGAACGGGAAAACGGTTTCGTTGGCAGATTTTAAAGGAAAGCGAGTGGTGCTTTTCTTTTATCCGAAAGACATGACGCCAGGCTGCACAGCAGAAGCCTGCAACTTGGGAGAGAACTATAACGAATTGAAAAAGCGTGGTTTTGAGGTCATTGGTGTATCTGCCGATGATGAAGTGCGCCATCAGAAATTCATCGAGAAATATAGCCTTCCTTACACGCTTTTGGCCGACACGGAGTTGGAGGTCATCAAAACTTACGGTGTTTGGGGATGGAAGAAATTCATGGGAAAGGAATACGATGGTATTCATCGCACCACCTTCGTTATTGGAGCAGATGGTATATTAGAGAAAGTGATATTGAAAGTGAACACAAAAGATCATACAGCTCAGATTCTATCTGAATTGGGCGAATAG
- the recA gene encoding recombinase RecA, translating into MAKDEKAEKMKALQMAMDKLEKAHGKGSIMRMGDSAVEEVEVIPTGSIGLDVALGIGGYPKGRIIEIYGPESSGKTTLAIHAIAEAQKRGGIAAMIDAEHAFDRFYAEKLGVDIDNLLISQPDNGEQALEIAENLIRSGAIDIIVIDSVAALTPRSEIEGEMGDSKMGLQARLMSQALRKLTGTISKTGCVCIFINQLREKIGVMFGNPETTTGGNALKFYASVRLDIRRVGQIKAGEDVSGNRARVKVVKNKVAPPFRKAEFDIMYGEGISKVGEIIDLGVDHGIVKKSGSWFSYGETRLGQGRDAVKDLLLDNPELMEELEIKIKNAINGVVVAPVAE; encoded by the coding sequence ATGGCAAAAGACGAGAAAGCAGAAAAAATGAAGGCCTTACAAATGGCCATGGATAAGCTTGAAAAAGCGCACGGAAAAGGTTCCATCATGCGGATGGGCGATAGTGCGGTGGAAGAAGTGGAAGTGATTCCAACGGGTTCTATCGGATTGGATGTGGCTTTGGGAATCGGAGGCTATCCTAAAGGAAGGATCATCGAGATCTACGGACCAGAATCATCAGGTAAAACAACCTTGGCCATTCATGCCATTGCAGAGGCGCAGAAACGCGGTGGAATTGCTGCCATGATCGATGCGGAGCATGCCTTCGATCGTTTTTATGCTGAAAAATTGGGCGTTGACATCGATAATCTATTGATCTCTCAACCAGACAATGGTGAACAGGCTTTGGAAATTGCCGAAAATCTGATCCGTTCGGGAGCAATTGACATCATTGTGATCGATTCTGTGGCTGCACTTACGCCACGAAGCGAGATTGAAGGCGAAATGGGCGATAGCAAAATGGGACTTCAAGCACGTTTGATGTCTCAGGCACTTCGTAAACTGACAGGAACGATCAGCAAAACGGGCTGTGTTTGCATTTTCATCAACCAGTTGCGCGAAAAGATCGGTGTGATGTTCGGAAACCCAGAAACAACCACTGGTGGTAATGCACTTAAATTTTACGCTTCTGTTCGATTGGACATCCGAAGAGTAGGGCAAATTAAAGCAGGCGAAGATGTTTCGGGTAACCGTGCTCGTGTAAAAGTGGTGAAGAATAAAGTGGCGCCACCGTTCCGTAAAGCCGAGTTTGACATCATGTATGGCGAAGGAATTTCTAAAGTAGGAGAGATCATCGATCTAGGTGTTGATCATGGAATTGTGAAGAAAAGTGGTTCATGGTTCAGCTATGGCGAAACCAGATTGGGACAAGGTCGAGATGCTGTCAAGGATCTTCTACTTGACAATCCTGAATTGATGGAGGAATTGGAGATCAAGATCAAAAATGCCATCAATGGTGTGGTTGTAGCTCCAGTTGCTGAATGA
- a CDS encoding tetratricopeptide repeat protein, with protein sequence MRRIAAILLFAVIGMVGCDTATKEDGASEEIAVEELTPEMVRLDSLSQLLKQSPNDPKLLNERAKVFLTVNEVNFALADVGRALLIDSTVASFYLTISDVYFRLNKMEQSKNALLTAHRLQPGYSEALIRLAEFELYLQNYQKSINYANDMLRIDARDDRPFMVKGLCFKELGDTAKAVQNFLEAVTENPDNYDAYMELGILHWGKKDPLAEQYIKSALDIRPNDLNALYALGMQYQNSDKLNEALETYTQILAIDSTYKTAYFNMGYVQYEYLHLYDEALVNFNRAVKVDPKYFQAVYMRGLCYEAKGDVARAKSEYAYSLELNPNYNKAAEGMTRLLRIMPK encoded by the coding sequence ATGAGAAGGATCGCTGCTATCTTACTCTTTGCCGTCATCGGAATGGTAGGTTGCGACACGGCTACCAAAGAAGATGGTGCTTCGGAGGAAATTGCTGTTGAGGAACTTACGCCCGAAATGGTTCGGTTAGACAGTCTTTCGCAGTTGCTGAAACAATCGCCTAACGACCCAAAATTGCTGAACGAACGTGCCAAGGTATTTTTGACAGTGAATGAGGTGAATTTCGCCTTGGCAGATGTTGGCAGAGCGTTGCTTATCGATAGCACCGTTGCGTCTTTCTATCTTACCATTTCCGATGTGTATTTCAGGTTGAACAAGATGGAGCAAAGCAAGAACGCGCTTCTTACCGCTCATCGACTTCAACCGGGATATTCGGAAGCGTTGATCCGATTGGCTGAGTTTGAACTGTATTTGCAGAACTATCAGAAAAGCATCAACTACGCCAACGACATGTTGCGGATAGATGCGCGAGATGATAGACCATTCATGGTCAAAGGGCTTTGCTTTAAGGAATTGGGAGATACAGCCAAAGCCGTTCAGAATTTCTTGGAGGCCGTGACTGAAAATCCTGATAATTATGACGCATACATGGAGCTCGGAATTCTGCATTGGGGAAAGAAAGACCCATTGGCAGAGCAATACATTAAAAGTGCGCTCGATATCAGACCGAACGACCTAAATGCGTTGTACGCCTTGGGAATGCAATACCAGAATTCGGATAAACTGAATGAAGCGCTGGAAACATACACGCAGATCCTTGCTATCGATAGCACCTATAAAACGGCCTATTTCAATATGGGATATGTTCAATATGAATATCTGCATCTGTATGACGAAGCATTGGTCAATTTCAACAGAGCGGTGAAGGTTGATCCGAAATACTTTCAGGCGGTTTACATGCGTGGATTGTGCTATGAGGCTAAGGGCGATGTAGCCCGTGCGAAAAGCGAATATGCTTATTCATTGGAGTTGAACCCGAACTACAATAAAGCTGCTGAGGGAATGACCAGATTGTTAAGAATCATGCCTAAATAA
- a CDS encoding nodulation protein NfeD — protein sequence MRHLSFLLFAFFFSLAAFSQEDSLNVDKDTTTSKLEFADPSSAKRVYQFDVKEEIGPGVWRKMQQAFKEANDWNADLILLHMNTYGGMVLHADSMRTKILNSKIPVWVFIDNNAASAGALISIACDSIYMRKGANIGAATVVNQTGEQMPDKYQSYMRSTMRSTAEAKGRNPDIAEAMVDASLKVDGVVDSGKVLTFTASEAMMHGFCEGMHESVDEVLKQNGLPEYELKTYVVSSLETFIGWMINPAVSGILIMIIIGGIYFELQTPGVGFPIAASITAALLYFTPLYLEGLAENWEVILFMVGVVLLALEVFVIPGFGVAGISGIAFIMTSLILSLVNNVGFDFEMTMPTQIINAFLTVILATVGGFFGSIYLAKTFLSTSMMSSMVLSSVQNSSEGFIGVAAVERNLIGKPGMAHTILRPAGKVEIDGDIYDATALTSYIEKGERIEVVKYETAQLFVKKIV from the coding sequence ATGCGCCATCTTTCTTTCCTCCTTTTTGCCTTCTTCTTTTCCCTTGCTGCTTTTTCTCAGGAAGATTCACTGAACGTTGACAAAGACACGACAACTTCCAAGCTAGAATTTGCTGATCCTTCATCTGCGAAGCGCGTTTATCAATTCGATGTGAAAGAAGAGATCGGCCCAGGCGTTTGGCGCAAGATGCAGCAGGCTTTCAAAGAGGCAAATGATTGGAATGCCGACCTTATTCTGTTGCACATGAATACCTATGGAGGAATGGTGCTTCATGCAGACAGCATGCGGACCAAAATCCTGAACAGCAAAATTCCGGTATGGGTTTTTATCGACAATAACGCAGCATCTGCTGGTGCGCTTATTTCCATTGCCTGCGATAGTATTTACATGCGCAAAGGCGCCAACATCGGTGCGGCAACTGTGGTGAATCAAACGGGTGAACAGATGCCCGATAAATATCAGAGTTATATGCGCAGCACCATGCGTTCTACGGCAGAAGCAAAAGGTAGAAACCCAGATATTGCCGAAGCTATGGTTGACGCATCATTGAAAGTGGATGGCGTGGTTGATTCTGGAAAGGTGCTGACATTTACCGCTTCCGAAGCCATGATGCATGGGTTTTGCGAAGGCATGCACGAGTCTGTGGATGAAGTGCTGAAGCAAAATGGACTTCCTGAATACGAGCTCAAAACTTACGTTGTAAGCAGTTTAGAGACGTTTATCGGTTGGATGATCAATCCCGCTGTGAGTGGCATCCTGATCATGATCATTATTGGAGGTATTTATTTCGAACTCCAAACACCTGGAGTTGGGTTTCCTATTGCTGCATCCATTACCGCTGCTCTCCTCTACTTCACTCCACTGTATTTGGAAGGATTGGCAGAAAACTGGGAAGTGATTCTTTTTATGGTTGGCGTGGTACTGCTTGCTTTGGAAGTTTTTGTCATTCCCGGCTTTGGCGTGGCTGGAATTTCAGGCATCGCTTTTATTATGACTTCACTTATTCTGAGTTTGGTGAATAACGTTGGTTTTGACTTTGAAATGACCATGCCAACGCAGATCATCAATGCATTTCTAACTGTTATCCTTGCAACAGTTGGTGGATTTTTCGGCTCCATTTATTTGGCCAAAACATTCCTTTCCACCAGTATGATGAGCTCGATGGTGCTATCGTCTGTTCAAAATAGTTCGGAAGGGTTTATTGGCGTGGCCGCTGTAGAACGAAATCTGATCGGCAAACCAGGAATGGCTCACACGATTCTCCGTCCTGCCGGAAAAGTAGAAATTGATGGAGACATTTATGATGCTACGGCCTTAACCAGCTACATTGAGAAAGGCGAACGAATTGAGGTGGTGAAATACGAAACCGCTCAGTTATTCGTAAAGAAGATCGTTTAA